The Oryza glaberrima chromosome 5, OglaRS2, whole genome shotgun sequence DNA segment AGCGGCAGTGCGGCGCCGCGTCCGTCCACGACGCGAGCGCCGCGGGGTCCCCCCACGCGCGCTTGACCTGGAGCAGGAGCTGCTTCTCGTCGACGCCGCCctgctgcgccgcgccgcgccgcgcgacgAGGCTTGGCAGGATCgcgagcaggaggaggtggaggtagtAGGCTTTGCCGCTCGGGAATGCCATGTCTTCGCGTGGTTtcttggtcgccgccggcgagcgcgtgCGTTCACTCGGTGAGGCAAGCAGCCATCGCGGACTCCACCGTGAGAAACGTGGGTGGGCCATTTATATGCAGTGTGAAAGGCACGTGCAGACTTTTCTTCCTCCATTATCCTGTTTGGTTAAATGATTGAATTTGTTAGGAATTTAGGATTAGTTTTTGGGTGCTGCTTGCTTGGAAGTTTCAGCCATGCTTTCCTTTATAATTTGATACTAGTTCACCAGTTGGTGGTTTAGCTCatcttttgtttggtttttgCTGGTCAGATGGTGGCGTTGTTTGAAAGGGATATGTTCTAGATGGTTTGTTTATGCAGCTACTACTAAGTTAAGTTAAGGACTAAGCTGAGCAACGTGTACGAATTGCACAGCTCGTGACATGGTTTCTTTATGGGAGTTTTGCGATCTTTTCATGATCATGGTACGACAATATGCTCCGTTGGCTTGGACTGTAGCATGTGCCGGCACATTACTCTGCCGTCGGATGAATGGTCAAACTATTCGGAAGCACAGAGGTGTCGATCACTTGCGACAAAGAGGAGTGGAAGATGTTGCAGATCGCGCGATCTTATTGCTATCACCCATGGCCACCAATAATTTAAACATCTAATTTTGCTCCACTGGCCGTATTGTCGCTGTTGAAACCATTTCTTTTAGTATATCTTCAAACCGATTAGAACTAGTATCACACTATTTATTAGtcttcaaagaaaaagaaaactattaCGAGAGTCGAGATTATAACCGGTCAAGCACGGCAAGTAAATTTAAAGTGGAAGCAATTAGCAAATGATGATAAGCTTTTTGTTTCCACTGATTTTACAGGGGGATCATCCACCTGAGGCCGGGAATGTGAGTCGTCAGCACGAGGTCACGGGTTCAGGGTGAGTTGGGCCCACGATGTCAGTGTCACATCTAGATGTACTCGTGCACAAATCCCTGGTCTAAAGTTGAGTCAAACAGAAAAGTCTTAGATAATGATGTGGCTCTGGCGCCTCTGGGTTGTCTTTAAACTCTTTGTGGTCATTCGTTGACTAGTCGTAGGCCTGAAACGGTAAGTGAAAGGGAGCATAAGATACTGCACTCAATACCACACGTGCATACAGTATATAGTCGGTATATATGGATAAATACCACAGTGAAAAGTTTATCCGGTTTCTTCACTTCTAGAATACCGAGTATAGCTTTGGAtactccgtttttttttttaacctgaaAATGCACACCGTATAGGTGCTCGATGACAATGCTGGCAGCGACAGGAAATGCTTCTGGATGATGCAGCTGTGCAGCCCATTGACCCGTCTCCCACAGAGAGATCCCAGCTTCGATCTCAGCCGCACGTTCGGTGATCCAGTGGCTAGCGATGAGTGAGAGTGGCCACGAAGGAAAGGAGCAGGAAGTCTCATGTGCAGCGTCAGAAACTGAAGAAAATTTCAAAGAGCCCGGCTCGCCTTTGCTGACTGTGGACTTGTGCGTAGACTAGCTTCAGAAAAACACATAAAGGATGTCACTGATGCCCACTGTCTGTACAACTCCTACTACCTACCAGCACATTGTTGCGTTTTATATTGCTAAACATTAGTACTAACTATCCTGGCAGTAAGTCCATGATTAGTCTGAGTTTTGGTGTAGTAGGCTAGGACATTGTAGACTCTGAAACTCGTTGTGTTGCAGAATTCACCGCTTAGCACACTGTCCGCAAAGGAAAAATTGCGCTGCAGATGTAGCGAATTTGGTTTTTCGTTAAGAGTTCGGCACTACTCTGTCAGTTCCTTCTGTACTGAAACTTCAACGACTTTTTTGAGTTTTGAGTAAAAAGGTTGTGGACAGAGATGCAAGCTACTATATGGTCCAAGTGTACCCGAAGACTGAATATGATTGATTCGCTTCCAGAGAGTAACAGCTTGTGTTTTTGACTTTTGAGAAAACCGCACGCGAGATGCAGACAGGGATTGTAACCATCAAGATTCTAGAACGGCACTATCTGCTAGATGCTACTCCTCGATTTCACAAGGCTTCAGATGTTGATATGAGGACAGGTCACTAACAAGAATTCATCGTTCTGAAAGAAACACCTTCTAGTCCTAGAATCAAAATTCAGATTTTAAGCCTCGCTTCACAGTTTTTCTAGAAGCCCGTAGAATTGATCAGGATGTGCTCAAGCCCAGTTGAGCAAGGCAAGTAATGGGCGGACGGCGGATTTTTCCTGATTATTAGCTTTCTCTCAGCATTTAGCACTTTGGCAATAGGAAATTAATATCCAATTTCCTGGGGTCTAGAATTTTGGACTAATAATATTACAGTGCAGTTCATAATACCATCATGACAGCATGCTGGACGCCTTCACTCATACGAAATTGTCCAAAGAGAAGCATTATCGCATCATGACAGCGTGCTGGACGCCTTCACCTACGAAATTATCCAACACAAGCATCAAATTCTgaaatatatatagcaaaatctgAAATTGTGCAGCTCTAACATGCATGACGAATTGTTTGCTGCAACATGTCAAATTTCTACTCCTACCTGTAAGTGACAAAAATATCTGTTACATACGTATTTATTAGTGTAGATCTTCTAATGTGAGCATTGCAAGCGAAGAGAAACACGCTGGGGTTAGTTAACATGGATAATCCCTCAAGCCATTACGGCCGTAGTGGCCAAATTCGTCTTCGTGCTCCAGGTACCCGCGCGCGAACTTGCCCGGGCTCGGATGGACGACGTCGGAGTAGTGGTAGCACATCTTGCAGACGCTCTCCGCCACCATGTGCCCGCACGGGAACTCGCCGATCACCTTCCTCTTCAGCCAGTGGTGCGTCacgcggaggccgcggcggcacgTCTTGCAGACGCAGTCCCACCTGCCGCTCCGGCGAGGGGTCGCCCACCGGCGGATGAGCGGGATTCTGGCGAGGAAGCCGCCGACCGGCTCGTCCGGCATCGGGATGCACGTGATGACGCCGAGGTAGTCGTCGCCGGACATGTGCTCGAAGAAGAAGAGCGTCCGCGTGGCGGGGAGGACGAAGGCGAGGCAgcggcgccattgccgccggcggcggcgagccacgAAGTTGCCGTGCGTCCAGGCGCCGGTGCTGCAGTGCGAGCGGGACAGCGTCACGTCGCCGCCGGGTGCGAGgtcgtgctcgtcgcccggGTGCAGGGCGTTGTAGTGGTCCAGGCACTCCCGCGCGAGCCGCTCGTTGGATCGCTTCTCcctgagggcggcggcgacgcggtcgTACGCGCGGCGGATGGGGTGCTCCACTGGCGTGTTTCGTCGCGACCATAGCgctgcctcctcgtcgtcgtcgatcatGGCTCTGCTCCTGCCGCCGATCAGGGCCTCGCCGAGGGATCGCGCGACGCGATCGACCGGTGAATCCGGGAGCCCTTCATCATTGTGGGCTTCGGTTTCGGCCTTGATAGTTTTGGTGGGCTGGATATTTCGGGGCCCAAAactgctagtttttttttctttttgggctAGAAGGGGAGCCGCGCGCGCACGGCACACACCCCCGTGCGCTGCCGGCGGTCTTCCCGCCGATCAGCTCCCGCTCCGGTCGACACCACCATTGCCCCGATCCGGATGTTCGGTTCTGGTTAGACACTTGTCTACGGCGCATTGCACACTAGTGACCGATCCGTGGACTCTGCGCGTCATGAGAAATTTGGATACATGCCATCATCAAAAGTAGGCTTCGCCGAAATGCCATTGTAAAAATTCCAATTTGATTTCGTGGAATGCTATTTCCAACTTAGGGGCCGATGCCAGAATGACATTTCGAAATTTCTTCCAAATTAAAATGGTAACCCAATTTTCCTCACATATGCCCAGACCGAAATGCCTCTAGCTAATTTATCCTCTCGCTCCCCACTTTGTCTGGCGACCGGTGGTGATCGACGCCGTTCATCACTGCAGGTAGCCTGTCCTCTCCATACTAGCTCCACTCTTCCAATGCTGGACTCTCTACTATCTTAGAtctctttcctttgctagaaagtttttttttttaacgactcacaCGAGACGGTGcaaagttctattgatagagtaggaaaaaaattacaagagggttgtaaccaggaaaaagaaaaaatataccaccacccacacggCGACATCGCCAACAACAAGCCCAGGAGAAGGTTAACACCGGActggccgccgctaagcgtgaccgaccaccactagaccaacaaagggacACATGCGAGATTGCCCCCTAGAGGATGCCAAAAcaacgtcttcaagaagagaagcgacggaaaaacTGCTGCCGTCGTTTGTCAAGACTCAAaagagccaagactgggctttcgctCGGCAATCATCCTTGAGAGGTGAGACAGCACAACAACGCCCTCAGGACATCGTTGTCAGTCCGACCAAGGCTggactgggttttcacccaccgttcaccacctgcgaatccacggctgacgcactgatgctccaccaccacacaagctttgccgacatgtgggacctctgcaccggcgtcccctgccggccagccttcgtgcgccgaagaccgcgccacacccaccgacagctcctcctcacacctaggtcgcctcctccaccgccggcacgccactctgcgccaagccggcctcctccaccggacgcgcctctcacGCCAATCcagcctccctccatcggccgtgCCTTCcgtgccaagccggcctccatctccgccgctcgcgcctctcgcgccgagccagcctccgctgccatcggctgcgcttCTCTGCGCAAAGctggtctccgacccctccacctAAACGATGCCGCACCAGCTAGATGTAGTCGTCtcccacgccctcggctagccgTCCGAGGCCGCCATGCCTTCGGTGGCCGCAGAcacggtcaccaccaccgcagccgctgctgccgaacacccagccacctcgccgacgccatcctcacctcgcacccgactccttccccgcctccacttGCTGTTGCCAGCGACCCGCATCCTCCGACGTTGCCACCACCTTCACGGCCGCAGCCAacgccaccgctgccaccgacgccagcctccgcctccgcaaaaccgctgcgccgtcgcccgccgccaccaaacagactccttccccgcctccactgCCACATCCGCCGatgtcgccgctgcctccttaGTCATGGCCGCCGCAAGCCGGCCGCTGTCACCAGCCGCCGACGCCAGCCACCGCCATCGcgaaccgccgccaccgccaacgcAGCCGCTGCCAGCAACCGCCCTGACGCAGCCGCCATGTCCTCTGTCGACGTCGCCAGccaaagccgccgccgcgacaGCCCCGACACCGCCACCAGCCGTCGGGACCGCCACCAGCTGCCGCGACCGCCACCAGCCACCAGCCGCCAAGTACGTGGAGCTCCCGCGCCAGATCCGCCCATATGGGGGGCCGGATCCACCCACGGGGGGCCGGATCCGCCTTCGGCGCGCCTGGATCCGGCCCGCCGTCGCcaacctcgccgccacctccatccccGCCGTCGACGGCCCCCAATAACAGACACAGCTCGCCATCCCCGACGCCATCATCACCCCCGCCGCCATCAccttccccgccgccagccgccatcccgccagatccggcaggagaggcgcggatctggcggcaccgccgccgccgcctcagtcGCTCAAGTCCCACCGGTGCCCCGCCGTACTCcttgagagaagaaaagaggccccgccgccaccgtccttgcCGCTGCGCGGCTTTGCCGGCAGCTGCtcgggcggcggcaaggcggaagagagggggaggaaatgGGCTGTCGGCGTGTGTTGTCGCCGCCCGTGTCGCCTGGGGCGAGCGACGCAGGCGGAGCTAATAGGGTAGATTTTTAGTCATTATAATCTGGGTTCCTTGCAATCTTCGCTGCCAGACCATGTCGCCACACGCGACCGAAAATCTCCCGGTGACAACTTGCAAGGGGGCAAGCAGGTGCCCTTACCCGGCGCACTACCTGAATAAAATCTCCAGGAGCTCTCTGGACCTGCACCTGTAAAAACCATCGTCTCCGCCTGCTACGTTCTGACTTGAACTGCACAAATTAATTTCCTTGTCTTCCTACTCGCTATTATTCCTTCGGTTCCATATTTTAAGTCACTTTAGCTTTTGTCTTAAGTTAAACATATCTAACTTCGACCAATTGTATAGTTTTATTGTTGTAAATGTTAGTGTATTTTAATATGAATGCTGTTAATAGGAAGTTCGACTTGTGGCAAAAGCTAAAGTGACTTGTAACACGAAACTGAGGTTGTGTCGGCTACTCGATACtactattttcctttttcatcaGACATTGGATATTGATACGATCATACGAGGACCGCTACTGTGAATCACACAGGAAGTTCTTGGTTCAGAGAGAGACCTTTCTAGGATCAGTTTTCAGATTTCGGACATTGATTCACAATTTTTCAAAAAAGCCTGCAGAATTGGTGAGACTCAGCATGCACAAGTTCAGTTTCCAGATGAACTTTTTCTTTGCAAGACAATCAGCATTTAGCACTTTAGCAATAGAAATTACGATCTAATTTCCTGGGTCTAGAATTCTGGACTAATTAATATGACACTGCACCTTAGAAACAAGCTGAAATTTTTGTCAACATTACTATAATTTGAGTAAGCGACATGAAACATTGGTAGGGAGAAATGGTTAGGGGTTTTCCGGTTAGCTCCACAAGATGGTGGGCTAACTGGTCTGGATTTAAAGTCTCAccccttttatttattttgtattatgTTCTTttctaatattcgtgtttttcAAACATTGGTAGGGTTAGTTCGTGGACAAGCGTTTACATTTTACAACCGTTGCAGGGACGCCAGAAATCGTCCTCGTGCTCCTGGTACCCGCGCGCAAACTTCCCCGGGCTTGGATGGACGACGTCGGAGTAGGAGAAGCACATCTTGCAGACGCTCGCCGCCTCCAGATGCCCGCACGGGAACTCCCCGACCACCTTCTTCTTCAGCCATGGATGCTTCACGTGGAGGCCGCGGTTGCAGGTCCTGCAGACGCAGTCCCACCTgccgctccggcggcgccgggtcGCCCACCGGCGGCAGAGCGGGACTCTCgccaggaggccgccgccgtccggctCGTCAGCCATCGGGACGCACGTGACGACGCCGAGGAAGTCCTTGCTGGACATGTGCTCGAAGAAGAAGAGCGTCCGCGGCCGGGAGGGCAGGAACAACGACGCGAGgcagccggagcggcggcgagccacGAAGTTGCCGTGCGTCCAGGTGGTGGAGTTGCATGGCGCGCTGCACAGCGTCACGTCGCCCGGCGCGAGgtcgtgctcgtcgcccggGTGCAGGGCGTTGTAGTGATCCAGGCACTCCCGCGCGAGCCGCTCGTTGGACTCCTCCTCcctgagggcggcggcgcggcgccggtcGTGCTCGCGGGCGCGGCGCCGTCTGGAGTAGTAGTCCTCCTCCAGCATGATCGGCCGCGGCCatagcgccgcctcctcgtcgccgtcacgTACCCCGCCGCCGACCATGGCTGCGTCCAGGATTTGCGTCGCGATCGATCGGAGAATCCGGGAGCCTTTCAATCTCGGGAAGAAAACGTCAAATATCAGAGAAGAAATCACCCAATAGAGCAAAATCGCTCGGGAGATCGTTTGATTCGTTTCGGACTCGTTGCCGTTGGAGACAAACTGGGCCTTGAAATAGGTTGGCAGCATGGCATGATGGGCCCCGGCACGCTGAGCTTCTTTTGGGCCTGAGAGGCCTTGTGGGCCTACATCTATGGGCCCAAATTGCTATACTTTTACGaagaaaattgcatatctacCATCCCATAAGAATGGCTTCAATATAATACCATTATGAAAACGGGCTTCGCTGGAATACCATTCAACCAGAGTGTCTTCGCCAAAATGCCATCCCGAACAGAAATGCCCctgcctcttcttcttcctccatcctgCGCGTGAAGAGCTCGCCGGTGGCCATGGCTAGCTCCCTCCCTGCC contains these protein-coding regions:
- the LOC127774959 gene encoding uncharacterized protein LOC127774959 — its product is MIDDDEEAALWSRRNTPVEHPIRRAYDRVAAALREKRSNERLARECLDHYNALHPGDEHDLAPGGDVTLSRSHCSTGAWTHGNFVARRRRRQWRRCLAFVLPATRTLFFFEHMSGDDYLGVITCIPMPDEPVGGFLARIPLIRRWATPRRSGRWDCVCKTCRRGLRVTHHWLKRKVIGEFPCGHMVAESVCKMCYHYSDVVHPSPGKFARGYLEHEDEFGHYGRNGLRDYPC
- the LOC127774279 gene encoding uncharacterized protein LOC127774279, producing the protein MVGGGVRDGDEEAALWPRPIMLEEDYYSRRRRAREHDRRRAAALREEESNERLARECLDHYNALHPGDEHDLAPGDVTLCSAPCNSTTWTHGNFVARRRSGCLASLFLPSRPRTLFFFEHMSSKDFLGVVTCVPMADEPDGGGLLARVPLCRRWATRRRRSGRWDCVCRTCNRGLHVKHPWLKKKVVGEFPCGHLEAASVCKMCFSYSDVVHPSPGKFARGYQEHEDDFWRPCNGCKM